From Nguyenibacter vanlangensis, one genomic window encodes:
- a CDS encoding glyoxylate/hydroxypyruvate reductase A, producing MSLLVRTAPARAEAWRLAFAKAAPGLDVRIWPECGDPADITALLTWQPPPDLLALYPNLQVVFSEGAGVDQFLALGLPDTMPLVRIVDPALTDMMVEYGVWATLDLHRQMPAYRRAQAAHRWKGLPPCLAADRRVGVLGLGVLGRALLHRLHLFGFPCAGWSRSPHALDGVTCFAGRDALAPFLARTDILICLLPLTDDTRFLLSAPAFAALPRGAALVNCGRGGHVHEDDLLAALADGQLSHAILDVAGQEPLPESHPFWTHPGITLTPHIASDTVPASAARQIVENLDRLRRGECPSGLVDRGRGY from the coding sequence ATGTCGCTTCTCGTCAGAACCGCTCCCGCGCGCGCGGAAGCCTGGCGCCTCGCCTTCGCCAAGGCGGCGCCCGGCCTGGACGTCCGGATCTGGCCCGAATGCGGCGACCCGGCCGATATCACGGCCCTGCTGACCTGGCAGCCGCCGCCGGACCTGCTCGCCCTCTATCCCAATCTCCAGGTGGTCTTCTCCGAAGGGGCGGGGGTCGATCAGTTTCTTGCCCTGGGCCTGCCCGACACGATGCCCCTGGTCCGCATCGTCGACCCGGCCCTGACCGACATGATGGTGGAATACGGGGTCTGGGCGACGCTGGACCTGCATCGGCAGATGCCGGCCTATCGTCGGGCGCAGGCGGCGCACCGATGGAAGGGCCTGCCGCCATGCCTGGCCGCCGACCGCCGGGTCGGGGTGCTGGGGCTGGGTGTGCTCGGCCGTGCGCTGCTGCACCGCCTGCACCTGTTCGGCTTTCCCTGTGCGGGATGGAGCCGCAGCCCGCACGCGCTCGACGGCGTCACCTGCTTCGCGGGCCGGGACGCGCTGGCGCCGTTCCTGGCCAGGACCGATATCCTGATCTGCCTGCTGCCGCTGACCGACGATACGCGCTTCCTGCTTTCGGCGCCCGCCTTCGCGGCGCTGCCGCGCGGGGCCGCGCTGGTCAATTGCGGCCGCGGCGGCCATGTGCACGAGGACGATTTGCTGGCGGCCCTGGCCGATGGGCAGCTCTCGCACGCGATCCTCGACGTCGCCGGCCAGGAGCCGCTGCCCGAAAGCCATCCGTTCTGGACCCATCCGGGCATCACGCTGACGCCGCACATCGCCAGCGACACCGTGCCGGCCAGCGCCGCCCGGCAGATCGTCGAGAATCTCGACCGCCTGCGCCGGGGCGAATGCCCGTCGGGCCTGGTCGATCGCGGGCGCGGCTATTGA
- a CDS encoding ATP-binding protein: MGVRKILARMRQGGDGEHQIVLNRLVIACIVQIYLLGIYLYGAITLGRLCGLSAICGTFLLGAIAIAVALLLWPRPSQARRILQLGWDLGFLSLGMHQGRIDGIPLYPIYLWVILGYGFRFGLTYIAAAAVLGASGFVLAVHDLPVWRDTGYLFAGLVIGLLIIPLYSASLIRFLSDTRRRAEEASRAKTLFLASVSHELRTPLNAVIGMGRLLGESALDTEQRDMVRTIRAAGTSLLGMIEDLLDFSRIEDGRMPVRARPFALLSVLNEVRRIVGVAAHDKRLQICIHVTARTPSWLVGDDRHVRDILLNLAGNAVKFTERGHVVIAVDGAALPGGGVGLRFEVSDSGIGIPEAAQQRVFETFTQADDSVIDRFGGTGLGLAICRRLVDLMGGEMGLRSLEGQGSTFWFTIRLQEAAPASVPPASASPPSASPASASPTSAPAAWPGLVLLTRNAARYADLLARIGRLGAHVTVVPSPDAAAALLGRSETRAILLADGAETDAGTDAGTGDAGTAAARPPAILLGPAAADGLPDEATRRNFLSILPPDADDGAITTVLGLAAALMPERPDPSEPATPLSEGLVAARSLSILVVEDNIVNQKVLCKTLSRVGHRWRAAANGEEALERLEAESFDLVLMDLNMPVMNGIEATKLYRFSEVGAGASLPIVALTADGTQETQARCREAGMNGFLLKPIEIEALLQTIDALVPASAGQRPARPEPLAPPPPLVERAVVVPFPAVTLNRKMVQDLQALGGTQFRADLIGDFLTDAAAIIDRMADALAAGKWTVLLDEAHSLRSAAANVGAERLTSLCQEWRGFDFNRGAGAAHAHLLAIRQEMDKVHEALFPYTILSPQDGIAP; the protein is encoded by the coding sequence ATGGGGGTGCGTAAAATCCTGGCGCGAATGCGGCAAGGCGGGGACGGCGAACACCAGATCGTCCTGAACCGGCTGGTCATCGCCTGCATCGTGCAGATCTATCTGCTCGGGATCTATCTGTACGGCGCGATCACGCTCGGGCGCCTGTGCGGGTTGTCGGCCATCTGCGGCACGTTCCTGCTGGGGGCGATCGCGATCGCCGTCGCCCTGCTGCTATGGCCGCGCCCGTCGCAGGCGCGCCGGATCCTGCAACTCGGCTGGGACCTCGGCTTCCTGTCGCTGGGCATGCACCAGGGCCGCATCGACGGCATCCCGCTCTATCCGATCTATCTTTGGGTGATCCTGGGCTACGGCTTCCGTTTCGGCCTGACCTACATCGCCGCGGCGGCCGTGCTCGGCGCCAGCGGCTTTGTCCTTGCAGTCCACGACCTGCCGGTCTGGCGCGATACCGGCTATCTCTTCGCGGGCCTGGTGATCGGCTTGCTGATCATCCCGCTCTATTCCGCGTCGCTGATCCGCTTTCTGTCCGATACCCGCAGACGGGCCGAGGAAGCCAGCCGGGCCAAGACATTGTTCCTGGCCAGCGTCAGCCACGAACTGCGCACGCCGCTGAACGCCGTCATCGGGATGGGCCGCCTGCTCGGCGAATCCGCGCTGGATACCGAGCAGCGCGACATGGTCCGCACCATCCGCGCGGCGGGCACCTCGCTGCTGGGCATGATCGAGGATCTGCTGGATTTCTCGCGGATCGAGGATGGCCGCATGCCCGTGCGCGCCCGGCCTTTCGCGCTGCTGTCGGTATTGAACGAGGTCCGGCGCATCGTGGGGGTCGCCGCGCACGACAAGCGGCTGCAGATCTGCATCCATGTCACCGCCCGCACCCCGTCATGGCTGGTCGGCGACGACCGGCACGTGCGTGACATCCTGCTCAACCTGGCGGGCAACGCCGTTAAATTCACCGAACGGGGCCATGTCGTGATCGCGGTGGATGGCGCCGCGCTGCCCGGCGGCGGCGTCGGCCTGCGGTTCGAGGTCTCGGACAGCGGGATCGGCATCCCCGAAGCCGCGCAGCAGCGCGTCTTCGAAACCTTCACCCAGGCGGATGATTCCGTGATCGACCGTTTCGGCGGTACCGGGCTGGGCCTGGCCATCTGCCGCCGGCTGGTCGACCTCATGGGCGGCGAGATGGGACTGCGCAGCCTGGAGGGGCAGGGCAGCACCTTCTGGTTCACGATCCGGCTGCAGGAGGCTGCCCCGGCATCGGTGCCTCCCGCGTCGGCATCCCCCCCATCGGCATCCCCCGCATCGGCCTCTCCCACATCGGCGCCGGCGGCGTGGCCCGGCCTGGTCCTGCTGACGCGCAACGCCGCGCGCTACGCGGACCTCCTCGCGCGGATCGGGCGGCTGGGCGCGCATGTCACGGTCGTGCCGTCCCCCGACGCGGCGGCGGCGCTGCTGGGCCGTTCCGAAACGCGGGCGATCCTGCTGGCCGACGGCGCCGAGACGGATGCGGGGACGGATGCGGGGACGGGCGATGCCGGCACCGCGGCTGCGCGGCCGCCCGCGATCCTGCTCGGCCCGGCGGCCGCCGACGGCCTGCCGGACGAGGCCACGCGGCGCAATTTCCTCTCGATCCTGCCACCCGACGCGGATGACGGCGCGATCACGACCGTCCTCGGCCTGGCCGCAGCCCTGATGCCCGAACGCCCCGACCCGTCCGAACCCGCCACGCCGCTGAGCGAGGGGCTCGTCGCGGCCCGTTCGCTGTCGATCCTGGTCGTCGAAGACAACATCGTCAACCAGAAGGTCCTGTGCAAGACCCTCTCCCGGGTCGGCCATCGCTGGCGCGCCGCCGCGAATGGCGAGGAAGCGCTGGAACGTCTGGAGGCGGAATCGTTCGACCTGGTGCTGATGGACCTCAACATGCCCGTCATGAACGGGATCGAGGCGACCAAGCTCTATCGCTTCTCCGAGGTCGGCGCCGGCGCCAGCCTGCCGATCGTGGCGCTGACGGCGGACGGCACGCAGGAAACCCAGGCCCGGTGCCGCGAGGCCGGAATGAACGGATTCCTGCTGAAACCGATTGAAATCGAGGCCCTGCTGCAGACGATCGATGCGCTCGTTCCCGCTTCGGCCGGGCAACGCCCCGCGCGTCCGGAACCGCTCGCCCCGCCGCCGCCGCTGGTGGAGCGGGCCGTCGTCGTCCCGTTCCCGGCCGTCACGCTGAACCGCAAGATGGTGCAGGACCTGCAGGCATTGGGCGGCACCCAATTCCGCGCCGACCTCATCGGCGATTTCCTGACCGACGCGGCGGCCATCATCGACCGGATGGCGGATGCGCTGGCGGCGGGCAAATGGACCGTGCTGTTGGACGAGGCCCATTCATTGCGCAGCGCCGCGGCGAATGTCGGGGCCGAACGGCTGACATCGCTCTGCCAGGAATGGCGGGGCTTCGACTTCAATCGGGGGGCCGGTGCGGCCCATGCCCATCTTCTCGCCATCCGGCAGGAAATGGACAAGGTGCACGAGGCCCTGTTCCCCTACACGATCCTGTCGCCCCAGGACGGCATCGCTCCATAA
- a CDS encoding LexA family transcriptional regulator, with protein sequence MAIRAQMAVGTLNNYIAGRDMKASAMIALARACGVPLEWLAVGAETPMSDAFRQRPGRTASLQDVPAFAPDLMFHPQFGDRETIQVKYFDAEPSPGAGMQPNDWEDGRTYTVSRHFIGNVLGAWSRNLFFVRIQGDSMQPSIDAGDTLLVNYTPAPFVQSVYVVAVQGLLMVKRLSIKDPETLSVVSDNPRYASFDVPIRRMTWSADDDSAQLRLIGRVIGRFHLNV encoded by the coding sequence GTGGCAATTCGCGCCCAGATGGCGGTTGGCACGCTCAACAACTACATCGCCGGCCGCGACATGAAGGCCAGCGCCATGATCGCTCTTGCAAGAGCATGCGGCGTGCCGCTCGAATGGCTGGCGGTAGGCGCCGAAACGCCGATGTCCGATGCGTTCCGTCAGCGTCCGGGGCGGACGGCCAGCTTGCAGGACGTGCCCGCGTTCGCGCCGGATTTGATGTTCCATCCTCAATTCGGCGACCGCGAGACGATCCAGGTCAAGTACTTTGATGCAGAACCGTCCCCCGGCGCCGGAATGCAGCCGAACGATTGGGAAGACGGCAGGACCTATACGGTTTCAAGGCATTTCATCGGCAACGTGCTGGGCGCGTGGAGCAGGAATTTATTCTTCGTCCGCATCCAGGGGGACAGCATGCAGCCCTCGATCGATGCCGGGGATACGCTTCTGGTCAATTACACGCCCGCCCCGTTCGTCCAGTCGGTCTATGTCGTTGCGGTTCAAGGCCTGCTGATGGTCAAGCGCCTGTCGATCAAGGACCCGGAAACCCTCAGCGTCGTCAGCGACAACCCGCGATACGCGTCCTTCGACGTCCCGATCCGGCGCATGACCTGGTCGGCCGATGACGACAGCGCCCAGCTTCGCCTGATCGGCCGCGTCATCGGCCGCTTCCATCTGAATGTCTGA
- a CDS encoding EAL domain-containing protein, which translates to MRLIAIVDDRSTNRTIFARLAMTLGTDIQVEVFSTPLEALDWFGDDNVPDLIITDYKMPLMDGAAFTARIRNLDWGYDVPVVVVTAYEDRDYRINALDAGATDFLLSPVDHTEFLTRARNLLQLSWHQKRARSRAVQLEQELETTRLARAEILRGSRDRLLQVIDTVPAMISATDADGNYLFVNKFHARVLGPRQGRNNAASVTRDRQVLESGLPTSRYEESISDRYGMERILLTSKIPLYDEASGMRYVLTTSLDITDRKKAEWELHHLAYYDQLTGLPSRSKLESEMQALMAQRGPNGRPFAFLLLDLDRFKGVNDTQGHTVGDLLLRKVAVRLRTVLPHAAVIARLGGDEFSIVHDIADAADAAELAERIVGIFSRPFMLGDRSMSVGASVGVTLYPEPDATFETLLKRADLAMYRAKNEGRCRYAFFDQGMEQVFSAATEMEQALRRAIDKGEFVLHYQPEIDLATGAVSGVEALIRWVRPGGELVYPGRFLPLAEETGLIVPMTVWSLREACRQAAQWRHDGIHVRMAVNLSGVLFRQHDVHQLVVDATTETGLDPNFLELELTETALIENPDSAGRQLRALQMLGVSVAIDDFGTGYASLAYLTKLPIRRLKIDSVFIQDLASSSGSRAIVKAIIGLGENLGIQVIAEGIEREDQLRWLEDQNCQEAQGFYFGHPLPPARFRTLVEAGVLTLAGRVTAPAEPGGNA; encoded by the coding sequence ATGCGACTCATAGCCATCGTTGACGACCGTTCAACCAACCGGACGATCTTCGCGCGGCTGGCCATGACGCTGGGCACGGACATCCAGGTCGAAGTCTTCTCCACGCCGCTCGAGGCCCTGGACTGGTTCGGGGACGACAACGTGCCCGACCTGATCATCACCGACTACAAGATGCCGCTGATGGATGGGGCGGCCTTTACTGCGCGCATCCGCAATCTCGACTGGGGCTATGACGTCCCGGTGGTCGTGGTCACTGCATATGAGGACCGCGATTACCGCATCAACGCGCTGGATGCCGGTGCGACCGACTTCCTGCTCAGCCCGGTCGACCATACCGAATTCCTGACCCGGGCGCGCAACTTGCTGCAGCTTAGCTGGCATCAGAAGCGCGCCCGTTCGCGCGCCGTGCAGTTGGAGCAGGAACTGGAAACCACGCGCCTCGCGCGGGCCGAGATCCTGCGCGGCAGCCGCGACCGGCTGCTGCAGGTGATCGACACCGTGCCGGCGATGATCAGCGCGACCGACGCCGACGGGAATTATCTGTTCGTCAACAAGTTCCACGCCCGCGTCCTGGGGCCTCGCCAGGGGCGCAACAACGCGGCCTCGGTCACCCGCGACCGGCAGGTGCTGGAAAGCGGCCTGCCCACGTCGCGCTACGAGGAAAGTATTTCCGACCGTTACGGGATGGAACGGATCCTGCTGACCTCCAAGATCCCGCTTTATGACGAGGCCAGCGGCATGCGCTACGTGCTGACCACGTCGCTGGATATCACCGACCGCAAGAAGGCCGAGTGGGAACTGCACCACTTGGCCTATTACGACCAGCTCACCGGTCTGCCCAGCCGCTCCAAGCTGGAATCCGAGATGCAGGCGCTGATGGCCCAGCGGGGCCCGAACGGCCGCCCCTTCGCGTTCCTGCTGCTCGACCTGGACCGCTTCAAGGGCGTCAACGACACGCAGGGCCACACGGTCGGCGACCTGCTGTTGCGCAAGGTGGCGGTCCGGCTGCGTACCGTCCTGCCCCATGCCGCGGTCATCGCGCGGCTGGGCGGCGACGAATTTTCCATCGTCCACGACATCGCCGACGCCGCCGACGCGGCCGAGCTGGCCGAGCGGATCGTCGGCATCTTCTCGCGCCCCTTCATGCTGGGGGACCGCTCCATGAGCGTCGGCGCCAGCGTGGGCGTCACCTTGTATCCCGAACCCGACGCGACCTTCGAGACCCTGCTCAAGCGCGCGGACCTGGCGATGTACCGCGCCAAGAACGAGGGACGCTGCCGCTACGCCTTTTTCGACCAGGGGATGGAACAGGTCTTCTCCGCGGCGACCGAGATGGAGCAGGCGCTGCGCCGGGCCATCGACAAGGGCGAGTTCGTCCTGCACTACCAGCCCGAGATCGACCTCGCCACCGGGGCCGTGTCGGGGGTCGAGGCGCTGATCCGCTGGGTGCGTCCCGGCGGCGAACTGGTCTATCCGGGCCGCTTCCTTCCGCTGGCCGAGGAGACGGGGCTGATCGTTCCCATGACGGTATGGTCCCTGCGCGAGGCCTGCCGCCAGGCGGCGCAATGGCGGCATGACGGCATTCATGTCCGCATGGCGGTCAATCTGTCGGGCGTCCTGTTCCGCCAGCACGACGTGCACCAGCTCGTGGTGGACGCCACGACCGAAACCGGCCTGGACCCCAATTTCCTGGAACTGGAACTGACCGAGACCGCACTGATCGAAAACCCCGATTCCGCAGGGCGGCAGTTGCGGGCATTGCAGATGCTGGGGGTCTCGGTCGCCATCGACGATTTCGGCACCGGCTATGCCTCGCTGGCCTATCTGACCAAGCTGCCGATCCGACGGTTGAAGATCGATTCGGTCTTCATCCAGGACCTGGCTTCGTCCTCGGGCAGCCGGGCGATCGTCAAGGCGATCATCGGCCTGGGTGAAAATCTCGGTATCCAGGTGATCGCCGAGGGAATCGAAAGGGAGGACCAGCTTCGCTGGCTCGAAGACCAGAATTGCCAGGAAGCACAGGGTTTTTATTTCGGACATCCGCTGCCCCCCGCGCGCTTCCGCACCCTCGTCGAGGCCGGGGTACTGACGCTCGCGGGCCGGGTCACCGCTCCGGCCGAACCCGGCGGGAACGCCTAG
- the dinB gene encoding DNA polymerase IV: MALEYHGLSRQDFGPVPIQAPLPVRRIIHIDMDAFYASVEQRDDPTLRGRPVAVGGSRQRGVVAAASYEARRFGVRSAMPSVTALRRCPDLVFVPPRFDVYRAVSAQIHAIFARYTALIQPLSLDEAYLDVTVPLVARPSATAIAQDIRAAIRAETGLTASAGVSYNKFLAKLASDHRKPDGLYVITPRMGPRFVEALPVERFHGIGPATAARMHALGIRTGLDLRAWDMAGLARHFGKAAAFYHGIARGRDDRPVEPDRPRKSLGAERTFDRDIRDWPQAAAALDDLSARVWQACARRGLSGRTVTLKLRYADFKQTGRAHSLPGPVAAQAALSRVAQDLLRPFFPLKQGPLKQGPLEQGIRLLGVTLSNLDAAEARPGAQLVLALDPSLDPSLDPTLDRG; encoded by the coding sequence ATGGCCCTGGAATATCACGGCCTGTCGCGACAGGATTTCGGTCCGGTCCCGATCCAGGCTCCGCTTCCGGTCCGGCGCATCATCCATATCGACATGGATGCGTTCTATGCGTCGGTCGAACAGCGTGACGATCCCACCCTGCGCGGCCGCCCGGTCGCGGTCGGCGGCAGCCGGCAGCGCGGCGTCGTCGCCGCCGCCAGCTATGAGGCCAGGCGCTTCGGCGTGCGCTCGGCCATGCCGTCGGTCACCGCCCTGCGCCGCTGCCCCGACCTGGTGTTCGTGCCGCCGCGCTTCGACGTCTATCGCGCTGTCTCGGCGCAGATCCACGCCATCTTCGCGCGCTATACCGCACTGATTCAGCCCCTCTCGCTGGACGAGGCCTATCTGGACGTCACCGTGCCGCTGGTCGCCCGCCCCTCGGCCACCGCCATCGCCCAGGACATCCGCGCCGCCATCCGGGCCGAAACCGGCCTGACCGCCTCGGCCGGCGTGTCCTACAACAAATTCCTGGCCAAGCTGGCATCCGACCATCGCAAGCCGGACGGGCTGTACGTGATTACCCCCCGCATGGGACCGCGCTTCGTCGAGGCGCTGCCGGTCGAGCGCTTCCACGGCATCGGCCCGGCCACGGCGGCACGCATGCACGCGCTGGGCATCCGTACCGGACTGGACCTCCGCGCCTGGGACATGGCCGGCCTGGCCCGGCATTTCGGCAAGGCCGCGGCCTTCTATCACGGCATCGCGCGCGGACGGGACGACCGTCCGGTCGAACCCGACCGGCCCCGCAAATCGCTGGGGGCCGAACGGACATTCGACCGCGACATCCGGGACTGGCCGCAGGCCGCCGCGGCCTTGGACGATCTGTCCGCCCGGGTCTGGCAGGCGTGCGCCCGGCGTGGATTGTCCGGCCGCACCGTCACCCTGAAACTCCGCTATGCCGATTTCAAGCAGACTGGGCGCGCGCACTCGCTGCCCGGCCCGGTCGCCGCCCAGGCCGCCCTGTCCCGGGTGGCGCAGGACCTGCTGCGTCCGTTCTTCCCGCTCAAGCAGGGGCCGCTCAAACAGGGGCCGCTCGAACAGGGGATCCGCCTGCTGGGCGTCACGCTGTCCAACCTCGATGCGGCGGAAGCGCGCCCCGGCGCGCAACTCGTCCTGGCCCTGGACCCGTCCCTGGACCCGTCCCTGGATCCGACCCTGGACCGGGGCTGA
- a CDS encoding helix-turn-helix domain-containing protein yields MHVEDIKAELRKRYGSLASISRQLGLNPNAISAAIHRPGNSIRTERRIAELIGKTPHQVFPDRFHADGTPIPRAVIRTPISRVPDRLRANGAMA; encoded by the coding sequence ATGCATGTCGAGGATATAAAAGCCGAACTAAGGAAACGGTATGGCAGTTTGGCGAGCATCTCTCGCCAATTGGGGTTGAATCCCAACGCAATCAGCGCGGCGATCCACCGGCCCGGAAATTCCATCCGCACCGAACGGCGCATTGCCGAACTGATCGGCAAGACGCCGCACCAGGTGTTTCCCGACCGTTTCCATGCCGATGGCACGCCGATCCCGCGCGCCGTCATCCGGACGCCCATCAGCCGCGTTCCGGACCGTCTCCGCGCAAACGGGGCGATGGCGTGA
- a CDS encoding alpha/beta hydrolase: MVALLLLGPRAHPWRGQVSLPPVPQDPAALDAWIADRERAAGPLRPDTRARIVWADPAHPARTACAMVYLHGFTASQGEGAPVHADLARAFGCNLYLARLPGHGLRAPDAMRGLSAAGLMQGAAAALAIGRAIGDRVVLIGTSTGGALALALAAQHPRAVAGLVLWSPLVRERDDRLDPLFRPWGVPLMWLVHNHGHAVTHEPAMGPIWTGDVHLDGYVALAELTRGQMTRATFRRVTAPVFLGYYDRDPAHQDPTVSVAAMLAMFDQLGTPPQARRKVDFPGADSHVIVSPLRSHAAAAVCRATRDALHDLMGLDPAPGAGPAPCAGVAAPARGSQPDSGG; this comes from the coding sequence GTGGTGGCGCTCCTGCTGCTCGGTCCGCGCGCGCATCCCTGGCGGGGACAGGTCTCCCTGCCGCCGGTGCCGCAGGACCCGGCGGCGCTGGATGCCTGGATCGCCGACCGCGAACGGGCCGCCGGCCCGTTGCGCCCCGATACGCGGGCCCGGATCGTCTGGGCCGATCCGGCCCATCCGGCGCGCACGGCCTGCGCCATGGTCTATCTGCACGGCTTCACCGCCAGCCAGGGCGAAGGCGCGCCCGTTCATGCCGACCTGGCCCGCGCCTTCGGCTGCAATCTCTATCTCGCCCGCCTGCCGGGCCACGGGCTGCGCGCGCCCGATGCGATGCGCGGCCTGTCGGCGGCCGGCCTGATGCAAGGGGCGGCCGCGGCGCTGGCCATCGGCCGGGCGATCGGCGATCGCGTGGTCCTGATCGGCACCTCCACCGGGGGCGCGCTGGCGCTGGCGCTGGCGGCCCAGCATCCGCGGGCGGTCGCGGGGCTGGTGCTGTGGTCGCCCCTGGTGCGCGAACGCGACGATCGGTTGGACCCGCTGTTCCGGCCCTGGGGCGTGCCCTTGATGTGGCTGGTGCATAATCACGGCCACGCCGTGACGCACGAACCCGCCATGGGCCCGATCTGGACGGGCGACGTCCATCTGGACGGCTATGTCGCGCTGGCCGAACTGACGCGCGGGCAGATGACCCGGGCGACCTTCCGGCGCGTCACCGCGCCGGTGTTCCTGGGCTATTATGATCGCGACCCGGCCCATCAGGACCCGACGGTTTCGGTCGCCGCGATGCTGGCCATGTTCGACCAGCTCGGCACGCCGCCCCAGGCCAGGCGCAAGGTGGATTTCCCCGGCGCCGACAGCCACGTCATCGTCTCTCCGCTGCGCTCGCACGCCGCCGCCGCGGTCTGCCGCGCCACGCGCGACGCGCTGCATGACCTGATGGGCCTGGACCCGGCGCCCGGGGCCGGTCCGGCGCCCTGCGCCGGAGTCGCCGCCCCGGCGCGGGGTAGCCAGCCGGATTCAGGCGGGTAG
- a CDS encoding crotonase/enoyl-CoA hydratase family protein, giving the protein MSSKSSIQAVSSIATALNPTLMSGRPLHGLRSVPEPTTIESLPNVEVSFDPAGRTLWTFMRPDGRPSFSPPLLRDLRTIQHRIHAVADATGGSLPFRYVVVGSRVPGIFNLGGDLALFAEKIMQKDREGLRRYAHGCVDVVFANADGYGHFVTSVALVQGDALGGGFEAALSCNIIVAEKHAKFGLPEILFNLFPGMGAYTLLTRRIGARMAEKMILSGQTYSAADLHDMGIIDVLAEPGDGEATVREHLARLDRRYNAHEAILRTRQLVNPVSHQELRDVTDIWVDAAMRLTESDLRKMLRLVNAQNRRIQSDEPASAAG; this is encoded by the coding sequence ATGTCGTCGAAATCCAGCATCCAGGCCGTCTCGTCCATTGCCACCGCGCTGAACCCCACCCTGATGTCCGGGCGTCCGCTGCACGGCCTGCGCAGCGTACCCGAGCCCACCACGATCGAAAGCCTGCCGAACGTCGAGGTTTCGTTCGATCCGGCGGGGCGGACCCTGTGGACCTTCATGCGGCCGGATGGCCGGCCCAGCTTCTCGCCGCCGCTGCTGCGCGACCTGCGGACGATCCAGCACCGGATCCATGCGGTGGCGGACGCAACGGGCGGAAGCCTGCCGTTCCGTTATGTCGTGGTGGGATCGCGGGTGCCGGGGATCTTCAACCTGGGCGGCGACCTGGCGCTGTTCGCCGAGAAGATCATGCAGAAGGACCGCGAAGGGCTGCGCCGCTATGCCCATGGCTGCGTGGACGTGGTCTTCGCCAACGCCGACGGCTATGGGCATTTCGTCACCAGCGTGGCCCTGGTGCAGGGGGACGCGCTGGGCGGCGGTTTCGAGGCCGCGCTGTCGTGCAATATCATCGTGGCCGAGAAACATGCCAAGTTCGGCCTGCCGGAAATCCTGTTCAACCTGTTCCCGGGCATGGGGGCCTATACGCTGCTGACACGGCGCATCGGCGCGCGCATGGCCGAAAAGATGATCCTGAGCGGCCAGACCTACAGCGCCGCCGATCTGCATGACATGGGGATCATCGACGTACTGGCCGAGCCGGGCGACGGCGAGGCGACCGTCCGCGAGCACCTGGCGCGCCTGGACCGGCGCTACAACGCGCACGAGGCGATCCTGCGGACCAGGCAACTGGTCAACCCGGTCAGCCATCAGGAACTGCGCGACGTCACCGATATCTGGGTGGACGCCGCCATGCGCCTGACGGAGAGCGACCTGCGCAAGATGCTGCGGCTGGTCAATGCCCAGAACCGCCGCATCCAGTCCGACGAGCCGGCCAGCGCCGCCGGTTGA